A region from the Cytophagales bacterium genome encodes:
- a CDS encoding TonB-dependent receptor, whose product MTKIRILSVILIFTLFQSVNAQIKISGKVLDNRNKEALVGTNIVIKGTTTGTTTNFNGAFELEVDSLPVTLQISFIGYVKKDLRVTNAAKALNISMEGLAFTGQEVVVTASRVEETIMESPVSIQKINAREIQGAASGDFYQDIGNLQGVDVATASMGFKVINTRGFNTTFNTRSVQFIDGMDNQAPGLQVSVGNLVGASELDLESVELISGPASALYGPNAMQGVVSMTTKNPFDYTGLDVLVKGGTRNLFDGQFRYAQVLDTSLIPSLPSFLNNKLAFKFTGSYMQADDWEAIDTAANRYGDEFLGGDDPLEVDLSSIVAQAQYDTLNFTPDEIDDWIALNNFLGFNRGLFPGKINIPSAPGYMESDLADYSTKSIKAGASLHYKFNDSLKISYDYKFGLGTAIFQATNRFSIKNIQFQQHKLELTGKNFFVRGYTTLENAGDAYDIVFTGIFLSKKSIEDLYVPDYLSEYFDILDTLTNGFESSDDGNWWSEDRQAIIDSAHSAAVSAAANSWYQPGTAQFDSVYNATINIPTRKKDGSKFVDASSLQHFEAQYDFTEMLGNKLNLGLSSIIAGASFRRYNPHSFGTIFSDTLINRSDALESGDIDINSEYVDISTWEYGAYTQISKRFLDNKLKITGSIRFDDHKNYDPQLSPRASAVYTYKDNNFRVAVQSAFRAPTLQNQYLYIDLGALFLEGNLNGSTNYTRGSVDAFNDMFDITKVSLNQWVYNLDHIDSISKATLKIITLAPLQPEHVNSLEIGYRSIFNNDLYVDMTVYYSIYSNFIGNRRVIRPLFSGTGVPTGEDSINAIIAGTSKLYQIPVNAKEDITTYGGSIGISYFFGRGLTAKLNYTYAFMDTSNLGEFIPGFNTPKNKFNVGLQGTSIYKGLGFSVNYKWIEGFSWESSFGDGNVPTYNLLDVQLNYNFSDLHSILRVGASNLLKNSHIEAFGAPAVGRIIYTSWTFSL is encoded by the coding sequence ATGACTAAAATAAGAATTTTATCAGTAATTCTAATATTCACATTATTTCAAAGTGTTAATGCTCAAATTAAAATTTCGGGCAAGGTTTTAGATAATAGAAACAAGGAAGCCCTGGTTGGCACCAACATTGTGATCAAAGGAACAACCACAGGCACCACCACTAATTTTAATGGAGCATTTGAACTTGAAGTTGACTCATTGCCGGTAACATTACAAATCTCATTCATAGGTTATGTGAAAAAGGATTTGCGGGTAACCAATGCTGCTAAAGCCTTGAACATCTCGATGGAAGGTTTAGCGTTTACAGGGCAGGAAGTTGTGGTAACAGCTTCCAGGGTGGAAGAGACCATTATGGAATCTCCTGTTTCAATTCAAAAAATCAACGCCAGGGAGATCCAGGGTGCAGCATCAGGGGATTTTTACCAGGATATCGGCAATTTGCAAGGAGTGGATGTTGCTACGGCCAGTATGGGTTTTAAAGTTATAAATACAAGGGGGTTCAATACTACTTTTAACACCCGTTCCGTACAGTTTATAGATGGTATGGACAACCAGGCGCCAGGCCTCCAGGTCTCCGTTGGCAATCTTGTGGGCGCTTCTGAATTAGACCTTGAAAGTGTAGAGTTAATATCCGGTCCTGCTTCAGCATTATATGGTCCAAACGCTATGCAGGGAGTAGTCAGCATGACCACAAAAAACCCATTTGATTATACCGGATTAGACGTTTTGGTAAAAGGCGGGACAAGAAACCTTTTTGACGGGCAATTTCGATATGCCCAGGTTTTAGATACCTCTTTAATTCCTTCTTTACCATCTTTTTTAAACAACAAACTTGCTTTTAAATTTACCGGCTCTTATATGCAGGCAGATGATTGGGAAGCTATTGACACTGCTGCAAACAGGTATGGAGATGAATTTCTTGGAGGCGATGATCCGTTAGAAGTAGATCTCAGCAGTATCGTAGCTCAAGCACAATATGATACACTAAACTTTACACCGGATGAAATAGATGACTGGATCGCTTTAAATAATTTTCTTGGTTTCAATCGCGGCCTTTTCCCCGGGAAAATAAATATCCCATCAGCGCCTGGATATATGGAATCAGACCTTGCTGATTATTCCACTAAAAGTATAAAAGCCGGAGCAAGCCTTCACTATAAATTTAACGATAGTCTCAAAATATCCTACGATTATAAATTCGGACTTGGAACAGCAATTTTCCAGGCTACCAACAGGTTCAGTATCAAAAATATACAATTCCAGCAGCACAAATTAGAGCTAACCGGTAAAAACTTTTTCGTAAGAGGATACACAACGCTGGAAAATGCAGGCGATGCTTACGATATTGTATTTACAGGAATTTTCTTATCAAAGAAATCAATTGAGGATCTTTATGTTCCTGACTATTTAAGTGAATATTTTGATATTTTAGATACGCTAACCAATGGATTCGAAAGCAGTGACGACGGCAATTGGTGGAGTGAAGACAGACAGGCAATCATTGACAGCGCTCATTCTGCTGCTGTAAGTGCGGCTGCAAATTCATGGTATCAACCCGGTACGGCTCAATTTGATTCTGTTTATAATGCAACAATCAATATTCCTACCCGAAAAAAAGATGGCTCTAAATTTGTTGACGCCTCCTCTCTGCAGCATTTCGAAGCGCAATATGACTTTACTGAAATGCTTGGTAACAAATTAAATCTTGGATTATCCAGTATTATTGCAGGCGCTTCGTTCAGAAGATACAACCCTCATTCTTTTGGGACAATCTTTTCAGACACATTGATCAATCGCTCCGATGCTTTGGAAAGTGGAGATATTGACATCAATTCAGAATACGTAGATATTTCCACATGGGAATATGGAGCTTATACTCAAATCTCAAAACGCTTCTTAGACAACAAATTAAAAATAACCGGCTCCATCCGTTTTGATGATCACAAGAATTATGATCCGCAGCTTTCCCCCAGGGCATCAGCCGTTTACACGTACAAGGATAATAATTTCCGGGTTGCCGTCCAATCAGCTTTTCGAGCTCCTACATTACAGAACCAATACTTGTATATAGACCTTGGTGCACTATTTCTGGAAGGTAACCTGAACGGTTCAACTAATTATACACGAGGATCTGTTGATGCATTCAATGATATGTTTGATATTACAAAAGTCTCTCTTAATCAGTGGGTATATAATCTTGATCATATAGATTCAATAAGTAAAGCAACGCTAAAGATCATAACACTTGCCCCCCTGCAACCCGAACATGTTAACTCTTTAGAAATCGGTTACAGGAGTATTTTTAATAATGATCTATACGTTGATATGACTGTATATTACAGCATTTATTCTAATTTTATAGGCAACAGAAGAGTAATAAGGCCTTTGTTTTCCGGGACAGGTGTTCCAACAGGCGAAGATAGCATTAATGCTATTATTGCAGGTACCTCCAAACTGTATCAGATACCGGTCAATGCAAAAGAAGATATAACAACTTATGGCGGTTCAATTGGTATATCGTATTTTTTTGGCAGGGGACTGACGGCTAAGCTCAATTATACCTATGCTTTTATGGATACATCAAATCTTGGCGAATTCATTCCCGGTTTTAATACACCGAAAAATAAGTTTAATGTCGGCTTACAGGGAACCAGCATTTATAAAGGATTGGGATTTTCTGTTAATTATAAATGGATAGAAGGTTTCAGTTGGGAAAGTTCATTTGGTGACGGGAACGTACCAACTTACAATTTGTTGGATGTACAGTTAAACTATAATTTTTCCGATCTACATTCCATACTTCGGGTTGGCGCATCCAACCTGCTGAAAAATAGCCATATTGAAGCTTTTGGCGCTCCTGCTGTTGGGAGGATAATTTATACTTCGTGGACGTTTAGCCTGTAA
- a CDS encoding gliding motility-associated C-terminal domain-containing protein, giving the protein MCGVDNGTITIYAVGGTPPLLYSIDGGATFTGSGNFTGLTSGNYYVVVTDSNNCGVFGDTVTMTAPGTPPLPSAGTNATYCDGDSMTDLTASASMGGTLTWYSDPGLDTVIGTGTTFSPDTTIGTTIYYVIETVGLCVSPSSFVTIIINPLPIVTLTASDDSICSGESITFTAEPAGCGNYDFYNNAILIQSGTDSIFTTNLLGDTNSLTVEVTCSGCQSTPGNPIVTIVIPFTSVDAGNDTSVCEGNVSFTLGGYSPLGGMWSGAGITDPDLGIFDSVLTGGDTVMLTYTFSNANCSVFKNKFIYVNALPNADAGNDLSVCPEERISLNATGGIKYLWNPDPTLSDINIFNPVANPEITTEYIVKVTDVNGCSNVDSVIVTLKDTCIENQLWLPNAFSPNNDKKNDEFYVRGINIEKIKFVIYNRWGEIVFENNDFPVNDPDVGWDGKHNGKEQNMAVFVYYVEAEFTDGTKGALNGDVTLIR; this is encoded by the coding sequence ATGTGCGGGGTAGATAATGGTACAATTACTATTTATGCAGTAGGTGGTACGCCTCCGTTATTATATTCTATTGATGGTGGCGCTACCTTTACCGGTAGTGGAAATTTTACAGGATTGACTTCCGGCAATTATTACGTTGTGGTTACCGATAGTAATAATTGCGGGGTTTTTGGAGATACAGTAACTATGACTGCGCCAGGTACGCCTCCTCTACCTTCGGCCGGAACCAATGCAACTTATTGTGATGGTGATTCAATGACTGATCTGACGGCATCAGCATCAATGGGCGGAACTCTGACATGGTATTCAGACCCTGGATTAGACACAGTCATAGGTACAGGAACAACATTTTCTCCGGATACTACTATAGGAACAACAATTTATTACGTAATTGAAACCGTGGGTCTCTGTGTAAGCCCTTCTTCATTTGTTACCATTATCATCAACCCATTGCCAATAGTAACTTTAACAGCTTCTGATGATTCTATTTGCAGTGGTGAAAGCATAACTTTTACAGCAGAGCCGGCAGGGTGTGGTAATTATGATTTTTATAATAATGCCATTTTGATACAGAGCGGTACAGATAGTATTTTTACTACAAATCTTCTTGGTGATACAAACAGCTTAACAGTCGAGGTAACCTGTTCAGGTTGTCAAAGCACTCCGGGTAATCCGATAGTAACTATTGTAATCCCTTTTACATCTGTAGATGCTGGGAATGATACTTCTGTTTGTGAAGGTAACGTGTCGTTTACGCTAGGTGGATATAGTCCGCTTGGGGGGATGTGGTCAGGAGCAGGAATAACTGATCCTGACTTAGGCATTTTTGATTCTGTGTTAACCGGAGGAGATACCGTAATGCTGACTTATACTTTTTCCAATGCTAATTGTTCGGTTTTTAAAAATAAATTTATATACGTGAATGCTTTACCAAATGCCGATGCAGGAAATGATCTTTCAGTGTGCCCCGAAGAGCGTATTTCATTAAATGCAACGGGTGGTATTAAGTATTTATGGAATCCTGATCCGACATTAAGTGATATAAACATTTTTAATCCTGTAGCAAATCCTGAGATTACAACTGAATATATTGTAAAAGTTACTGATGTAAATGGCTGCTCCAATGTAGATTCAGTGATCGTAACTTTGAAAGATACTTGTATAGAAAATCAGCTATGGCTCCCCAATGCCTTTTCTCCAAATAATGATAAAAAGAATGACGAATTCTACGTCAGAGGAATCAATATAGAAAAGATCAAATTTGTAATATATAACCGGTGGGGAGAAATAGTATTTGAAAATAATGATTTTCCGGTTAATGACCCGGATGTAGGCTGGGATGGAAAACACAATGGAAAAGAACAGAATATGGCTGTATTTGTTTACTATGTCGAGGCTGAGTTTACCGATGGAACAAAAGGGGCTTTAAATGGAGATGTAACACTGATAAGATAA
- a CDS encoding T9SS type A sorting domain-containing protein: protein MKKIKKIILHIMCRTKVAILPITYRSPDCVGINSAKIYPSTRGICLLLAVYCLLPTVNCLLPTFSKAQNISVRRGPYLQVGTPNSMVVRWRTDSLTPVNSRVYYGLQPDTAGMSIIDSAALTTEHEVKITGLSPNTRYYYAIATSDSILTGPDSMQYFQTSPLPGTVQPVRVWAIGDFGEGNNGQRAVRDAYKSYMGNQHTDVWLWLGDNAYDTGTELEYQTNVFDMYPEIFAKTVLWPSPGNHDYSSVDTTTTPHTGVYYDIFTMPVSGEAGGSSSGIEEYYSFDYGNVHFLSLNSESAKWNGVFWPGNIDFTARADMISWLKNDLANTNQPWIIAYWHQTPYSKGTHNSDNVYPNTPAGFEFFMKAMRDSILPVLEDHGVDLVLCGHSHNYERSYLIRGHYGFSNTFDTATMLLDSSSGSLLDGTPYIKYTTGPNANYGTVYAVVGSSAKKGNFAGDGQLDHPVMFTGDYILGSMALEITGDTLNAYFIDTNAVVFDNFTIIKVEDTTTGIDQSVIYNHQSLIVYPNPFSDKVQVQYTLNASGFVSLEIYNIFGQKVYTVVEEKQERGKYRYFIDASKTGVNKGIYFFRLIREGRLDIQKLIKF, encoded by the coding sequence ATGAAAAAAATCAAAAAAATAATCCTGCACATCATGTGCAGAACAAAAGTTGCAATATTGCCTATTACCTATCGGAGCCCTGACTGTGTCGGGATAAACTCCGCTAAGATTTACCCAAGTACCCGGGGGATCTGCCTACTCCTTGCTGTTTACTGCCTATTGCCAACTGTCAACTGCCTACTGCCAACTTTTTCAAAAGCCCAAAACATATCAGTCAGAAGAGGCCCCTATTTACAAGTTGGTACACCCAATAGCATGGTGGTTCGCTGGAGAACAGATTCACTTACTCCGGTAAACAGCAGGGTTTATTATGGTTTGCAGCCTGATACTGCAGGAATGTCAATCATTGACAGTGCTGCGCTTACCACCGAACACGAAGTAAAGATCACAGGTCTATCACCAAACACCCGTTATTACTACGCAATTGCAACAAGCGATTCTATTTTGACAGGACCGGATAGTATGCAATATTTTCAAACATCCCCTTTACCGGGTACTGTACAGCCGGTCAGGGTGTGGGCAATCGGTGATTTTGGAGAAGGCAATAATGGTCAAAGAGCTGTACGCGATGCTTATAAGAGCTATATGGGAAATCAGCATACTGATGTATGGCTATGGCTTGGAGATAATGCTTATGACACAGGAACAGAATTAGAATATCAGACAAATGTTTTTGATATGTATCCGGAGATATTTGCAAAGACAGTGCTTTGGCCCAGTCCGGGCAATCACGACTATTCAAGCGTTGATACAACTACAACACCCCATACAGGAGTTTATTATGATATTTTTACCATGCCTGTCAGTGGAGAAGCAGGTGGTAGTTCCAGCGGAATAGAAGAGTATTATTCATTTGATTATGGAAATGTACATTTTTTATCACTGAACTCAGAAAGTGCAAAGTGGAATGGTGTGTTTTGGCCAGGCAACATAGATTTTACTGCCCGTGCAGATATGATCTCCTGGCTTAAAAATGATCTTGCCAATACAAATCAGCCATGGATCATTGCTTATTGGCATCAAACTCCCTATTCAAAAGGCACTCACAATTCTGATAATGTTTATCCAAATACTCCTGCAGGATTTGAGTTTTTTATGAAAGCCATGCGTGACAGCATTCTTCCGGTCCTTGAAGATCATGGTGTTGATCTGGTATTGTGCGGGCATAGTCATAACTACGAACGTTCCTACCTGATACGCGGCCATTATGGATTTTCCAATACATTTGATACTGCAACCATGCTGCTTGATTCATCAAGCGGCAGTCTGTTAGATGGTACACCATATATAAAGTATACTACCGGCCCGAATGCCAATTACGGAACAGTTTATGCTGTTGTTGGAAGCTCGGCTAAAAAAGGGAACTTTGCAGGCGATGGGCAATTAGACCACCCTGTAATGTTTACAGGTGATTATATTCTCGGTTCAATGGCGCTTGAGATAACCGGGGACACGTTGAATGCATATTTCATTGATACAAACGCAGTAGTTTTTGATAACTTTACGATCATCAAGGTAGAAGATACTACGACAGGTATTGATCAATCTGTAATTTATAATCATCAATCTCTAATCGTTTATCCCAATCCTTTTTCCGATAAAGTACAGGTTCAATATACCCTGAATGCTTCAGGTTTTGTATCATTGGAAATTTATAATATCTTTGGGCAAAAGGTTTATACGGTGGTTGAGGAAAAACAAGAGCGTGGTAAATACAGATACTTTATAGATGCTTCAAAAACAGGTGTGAATAAAGGAATTTATTTTTTCCGATTAATAAGAGAAGGAAGGTTAGATATTCAAAAACTAATTAAGTTTTAA
- a CDS encoding type IX secretion system membrane protein PorP/SprF, whose translation MKKFIIIVALIACCLLRTADCFCQDIHLSQFYFSPLNVNPALTGAIEGELRGILNYRNQWRGFASPFVTMSFSADMTFLGDELGEDWVGAGLVILKDKAGTGNLTNLKFMLSGSYFKWINKWNYLSGGVQAGFVQRKLDYSQLTFNEQWDPNTGNLGPDNGEGINDTKSFSHLDVHTGLLWSFIPNDKVQVATGIGLFHLLAPPESFYDFVLNFEGQLDRLGRMVTIHSNAKLSLNKKWDIRPSALYMRQKKAQELTLGTSVGYKLVEDYKYDVSGTVFLGSWYRLGDALVMMIGGEYQNFTLGISYDINVSSLRLASNGRGGPEISLIYEAPLPTKRRRRSLPCPRFDR comes from the coding sequence ATGAAAAAGTTTATTATCATAGTAGCGCTAATTGCCTGCTGCCTGCTGCGTACTGCTGACTGTTTCTGCCAAGACATTCATCTATCACAATTCTATTTTTCCCCCTTAAATGTAAACCCGGCATTGACGGGAGCCATTGAAGGTGAGCTTAGGGGTATCCTCAACTACAGGAACCAATGGAGGGGTTTTGCGTCTCCTTTTGTTACCATGTCTTTTTCGGCTGATATGACCTTTTTGGGTGATGAATTGGGCGAAGACTGGGTAGGAGCAGGCCTGGTAATATTAAAAGATAAGGCCGGTACGGGAAATTTGACTAACCTGAAGTTTATGCTTTCCGGGTCCTATTTTAAGTGGATCAATAAATGGAATTATTTATCCGGGGGCGTCCAGGCAGGCTTTGTACAGCGTAAATTAGACTACAGCCAATTAACTTTTAATGAGCAATGGGATCCAAATACCGGTAATTTGGGACCCGACAATGGAGAGGGGATAAATGATACTAAAAGTTTTTCACATTTAGATGTACACACAGGCTTATTATGGAGTTTCATACCAAATGATAAGGTACAGGTAGCTACCGGAATAGGATTATTTCATTTGCTTGCTCCACCAGAGTCGTTTTATGACTTTGTTCTGAATTTCGAGGGTCAATTAGACCGTTTAGGCAGAATGGTAACAATCCATAGCAATGCAAAACTAAGTTTGAATAAGAAATGGGATATCAGGCCATCAGCATTGTATATGCGTCAGAAAAAGGCACAGGAGCTAACTTTAGGAACATCTGTGGGATATAAATTAGTAGAAGATTACAAGTACGATGTAAGCGGAACTGTATTTTTGGGGAGCTGGTACCGGTTAGGTGATGCGTTGGTAATGATGATAGGGGGAGAATACCAGAATTTTACTCTGGGAATAAGCTATGATATAAATGTATCGTCATTAAGACTGGCAAGCAATGGCAGGGGAGGGCCGGAGATCTCACTTATTTATGAAGCGCCTCTACCTACCAAGAGAAGAAGGAGGTCTTTACCATGCCCGAGGTTTGACAGGTAG